Within the Dechloromonas denitrificans genome, the region GCCGATGGCGGCCTTGCCGCCGGGGGGCGATTTCACGCTGCAGTCGTCAACTGGTCCGGTTTCGCTGAAGGATTATCGCGGCAAGGTCGTACTGGTCTATTTCGGTTACACCTATTGTCCGGATATCTGTCCGACGGCACTGGCGGCAACCGCCGACGGATTGAAACAACTGACCGCCGAAGAGCTGACCCGGGTGGCAATGCTCTTTATCTCGGTCGATCCCGAGCGCGATACGCCGGCGCGGCTCAAGGATTACGTCGAGTTCTTTCATCCGAATATCGTCGGCGTGACCGGCTCGTCCGAAAGTCTGGCCGAAATCGCCAAACGTTACGGCGTTTTCTATGCTCGACAAAAGGTCGAAACAGCCGGTGACGGCTATGTTGTCGACCACACTTCCGATACCTATGTCGTCGGGCCGGACGGTCGCTTGCTCAGCAAAATCAGCCATGCCTCGCCACCCGATCAGGTGGCGGCGGAAATTCGCAAACGTTTGAATCAACCGTGAAAGAGAGATTGACGATGAAAAAACTATCGATGCTAATCACCGGCCTGACGCTGGCTACCGGGGTGCTGGCCGGGGCAGCCGACCAACTGAGCGTGCAGGATCCTTACGTTCGCCTGGCACCGCCCAACGCGCCGGCCACCGGTGCCTTCATGGTGATCCGGAATGGCGGCGACAAGGACGTGAAGGTGCTGAAGGCCGACAATCCGGTTTCCCGGGTCACCGAGTTGCACACCCACCTGAACGAGGGCGGTGTCATGAAAATGCGCCCGGTGGCGGCGATCGAGGTCAAGGCCAAGGGTGAGGCCGTGCTCAAGCCGGGCGGTCTGCATGTGATGATGATCGATCTCAAGGCGCCGATGAAGGAAGGCGATGTCGTGCCGATCACGCTGACGCTCGATGACGGCAGCACCAAGCAGGTTGATGCCAAGGTTGTCCGACCGATGGCCGCACCAGCCCCCGCCCCCATGCCGATGATGGAACACAAACACTGAAACTGGCTGGTTTTCGCTCGTCGACCTGAAGGTAGCGGTCGGCGAGCGAGTCGGGCCGTTCCGGCCGGCAGCTTCCCGCAGCGCCTGTGCTAGTCTAGCGGCTCATCCTGCCCGACCGTAACGCTCAGACTCATGGACGCTGTCAGTTCTCCCGAAGTAGTCGCGGCAATTGTTTTTGCCCTTGCCGTCGGGCACACCTTTTCGACCGGTTTCTTCGCGCGCCTGGCGCATCTCCCGTCGAGACATGCCGGGTTGTGGCATCTTCTGTCCGAAGTCGAGGTGGTGTTCGGTTTCTGGGCTTTCGTTCTCGTGGTGACGCTTTTCATGCTGACCGGCAAGGCGGATGCCGTCGATTACATGGAAAGCCGGAATTTCACCGAGCCGCTGTTCGTCTTTGTCATCATGGTGGTTGCTGCCAGTCGGCCGATTCTCGAATTCGGCGATGCGGCGGTCCGTGTTTTGGCCCGCCTGCTGCCATTCCAACGGTCGCTGGGTATTTTCTTTCTTTGCCTGTCGATCGTCCCGTTGCTTGGCTCCTTCATTACCGAACCGGCGGCGATGACCCTGGCGGCATTGATGTTGCGCGATGGCTACTTCCTGCACGGGCTGTCGCGACGCCTGCAATATGCCGCGCTCGGCGTCCTCTTCGTCAATGTTTCGATCGGCGGCACGCTGACCAGTTTCGGCGCGCCGCCGGTCTTGATGGTGGCCGCCAAGTGGGAATGGAACAGCGCGTTCATGCTGTCCACTTTTGGCTGGAAGGCCGCCGTCGTGGTCCTGGTCAATGCGGCGCTGCTGACCGGCTTGTTTCGCCATGAGCTGGCCGCCGGACGTGGCGGCGATGTGGCCGAGACGGAGGCGGAGGCTGGCGTCCCTGTCGTGGTGATCCTCCTCCATCTCGCCTTTCTCGTCGGGGTGGTGGTATTTGCCCATCACCCGGCGATCTTCATGGGGCTCTTCCTGTTCTTTATCGGCTACACCGAGGCCTACGAACGCTATCAGGACAAACTGATTCTTCGCGAGGGATTGCTGGTGGCCTTCTTCCTGGCCGGCCTGGTCGTCCTCGGCGGCTTGCAGCAGTGGTGGTTGCAGCCGACCCTGATGGGGGTCGAGCCAACGCTTCTGTATTTCCTCGCCATCGGCTTGACGGCGATTACCGACAATGCCGCACTGACCTATCTGGCATCGCTGGTCGACGGCGTTTCGGCCGAATTCAAATATGCGATTGTTGCCGGGGCGGTGACCGGCGGTGGACTGACCATCATCGCCAACGCGCCGAATCCTGCCGGGGTGGCGATTCTGAAATCCGGCTTTGCCGATCAGTCGATCAGCCCGCTCGGACTTTTCCTCGGGGCGCTGGCCCCGACCGGCATTGCCATTCTCGGATTTCTGCTGCTGTAACGCGACTTCAGGTCCTGACCGGACGTTTCGACAGCTTGCGCTGCAGTGTCCGGCGATGCATCTTCAGGGCGCGGGCGGTGGCGGAAATATTGCCATCGTTCTCGTTGAGGACCCGCTGGATATGTTCCCACTCCAGACGGTCGACCGATAGCGGCTCATCCGATGCCGGCAGATCGAGATCCGGTCCATCGCTGTCTTCGAAGGCGGCGAGGATGGCCTCGATTTCGACCGGTTTAGCCAGATATTGCACGGCGCCCAGCTTGACGGCGTCGACGGCGGTGGCAATGCTGGCATAGCCGGTTAGCACGACGATGCGGCAGTCCGGGTTGATGGCCAGCAATTCGGGAATCAGCGCCAGTCCTGAACTGCCGTTCAAGTTGAGGTCGAGGACCACCTGGCCGGCTCCGGTCTGGCGGGCCAGTTCACGGGCCGAACCGACGTCTAAGGCACCGCACGCGGGGTGGCCGCGTCGCTCCAGCGTACGGATCAGGATGGCATTGAAGCTGGGGTCATCATCGATGACCAGGGTCATTTCGCTCATTGGCTTGTCTGCGGTAGTTCGATGCGGGCGAGGGCGCCGCCATCGTCGGGGTTGATCAGGGTCAGGTGGCCGCCCAGTTGCTCGATGGCGGTGCTGGTCAGCAGCAGGCCGACGCCGCTGCCGCCGGTATGGGCCGGGAAACTGTCGTGGCCGCCATGCTCGAGCACGGTGGGCGGAAAGCCCGGGCCGTGATCGCGAATCTCGATGCACAGGTTCTGGCTGCACCAGCTGAGGCGGATTTCCAGCGGGGTCGCGGTGGCGTTGGCGGCGTTGTTCAACAGGTTGAACACGGCCTGCTCAAGCCGGGGGTCGGCGACGATGAGCGGTGCCGGGCCGTCGCTGCCGATGATCAGCCGGCTGCCCGATTGTGGACGGGCGGCGTGCCAATGCTGGCGTACCCCGTCGAGCCAGCGGTCGGCAGGTTGGCTGGCGGTGTTTTCCAGGCGCTCGGCACCGGCCCGCCGGGAGAGGCCGGTGATGATTTCCTTGCAGACGCCGATTTGCTGGCGGAGCAGCGCGATGTCGTCGCGGGTTGCTGCATTGAGCGTCGGATCGTTGGCCAGTTCGCCGGTGAGCAGCGCCATGGTGGCGAGCGGCGTGCCGAGTTCGTGGGCGGCGCCGGCGGCCAGCGTGCCCATCGCCATTACCCTTTCATCGCGCAAGGCCTGTTCGCGGGCCGCCGCCAGTTCGGCATCGCGTTGGCGAATCAGGCGCGTCATGCGGACCGCGAAGACGGCAATCATCGCCGCCGAAACGGCAAAGGTCAGCCACATACCGATCAGGTGCAACCGGGTGGCACGGTTGGCGTCGGGCATCGGCATCGGGACGTAGTAGACCATCAGCAGCGAATAGGCCGTAATGGCAATGCTGCATACGGCAAAAACGCTACGCGCCGGCAAGGTCAGTGCAGCGATGGCGACTGGTGGCAGGAGTAGCGAAACCAGTGGGTTGGTGGCCCCGCCGCTGAAAAAAACCAGGGCGCCGAGCGAGGCGATGTCGACCAGCAACTGGCTGAGCAGTTCGTGACTGGTTGCACTGCTGGCCTGCCTGAGCCGCCACTGGACTAGGCCATTGAACAGGGCGGCGACACCGATGATGCCAAGTAGCGGGCTTTGCGGCAGCGGAATGTCGAGGGCGCCGGGAACAAAGAGCACGAGCAGCGTCACGATGGTCAGCACGGCCCAGCGACTGGCAACCAGACGGCGCAGGTTGGCCAGATGGTCGAGGCCGCTAGCGGTGCTGGAAATAAATGGCATGGGCGCAATTATGCGTGATTTGTGTCAATTTAAACTTGCCTGGTCGGTGTGACAATTCGCCGCAGGTCTTTCTCGGATTTCATTGCATGCTGCTACGTACTTTCATTCCTCTGGCGTTGCTTGCCGTCTTGTTCGCCAGCCCGGTCGGCGCGGTCGACCTCGACAAAGGCAAGGAAATCAACGGCACCTGTGCGGCATGCCACGGTGAATTCGGCCAGGGTGGCAAGAAGGGCGAATACCCGCGCATCGCCGGCCAACGGGTGAAGTATCTCGAGAATCAACTGAACAGTTTCCGGGCGCGAACGCGGCTGAATATCCCGATGTTTCCGTATACCCAGGAACGCGAGCTGTCGGACGACGACATTAAGGACGTCGCGGCTTATCTGGCCGGGGTCGAATTGCCGACCCGGATGCCGAACTTCGTTGGCAATGAGGATGCGCTGACCCGTTTGCTGATGGTCGATAAAGTGATGATCATTCCGCGGGCCGAAGGCGATATCGAGAATGGCGGCAAAATCTACCAGAAGCAGTGCGTCGCCTGCCATGCCAAGACCGGCAAGGGGCGCGGCATGTTCCCGATGCTGGTTGGCCAATACACCAGCTATTTGAAACGCCAGGTCGGTCTCTATCTGAAGGGCGACCGGCCGCACGACGAGGAGGGCGTGGTTGGCGTGCTGAATGGCTTGAAGCCGGCTGAAATTCAGGACATCCTTGCCTATCTGACCACACTCCAGGAGCCGCAGGAATGAAACACCTGATTGTCGCCATGCTTGGCGTCGCCGTTATGCAGACGGCTTGGGCCCATGGCCATGCCGGA harbors:
- a CDS encoding SCO family protein, producing the protein MSERILIAIAALLAALILGLAFFWSPELPERPLPMAALPPGGDFTLQSSTGPVSLKDYRGKVVLVYFGYTYCPDICPTALAATADGLKQLTAEELTRVAMLFISVDPERDTPARLKDYVEFFHPNIVGVTGSSESLAEIAKRYGVFYARQKVETAGDGYVVDHTSDTYVVGPDGRLLSKISHASPPDQVAAEIRKRLNQP
- a CDS encoding copper chaperone PCu(A)C, which codes for MKKLSMLITGLTLATGVLAGAADQLSVQDPYVRLAPPNAPATGAFMVIRNGGDKDVKVLKADNPVSRVTELHTHLNEGGVMKMRPVAAIEVKAKGEAVLKPGGLHVMMIDLKAPMKEGDVVPITLTLDDGSTKQVDAKVVRPMAAPAPAPMPMMEHKH
- a CDS encoding putative Na+/H+ antiporter, with translation MDAVSSPEVVAAIVFALAVGHTFSTGFFARLAHLPSRHAGLWHLLSEVEVVFGFWAFVLVVTLFMLTGKADAVDYMESRNFTEPLFVFVIMVVAASRPILEFGDAAVRVLARLLPFQRSLGIFFLCLSIVPLLGSFITEPAAMTLAALMLRDGYFLHGLSRRLQYAALGVLFVNVSIGGTLTSFGAPPVLMVAAKWEWNSAFMLSTFGWKAAVVVLVNAALLTGLFRHELAAGRGGDVAETEAEAGVPVVVILLHLAFLVGVVVFAHHPAIFMGLFLFFIGYTEAYERYQDKLILREGLLVAFFLAGLVVLGGLQQWWLQPTLMGVEPTLLYFLAIGLTAITDNAALTYLASLVDGVSAEFKYAIVAGAVTGGGLTIIANAPNPAGVAILKSGFADQSISPLGLFLGALAPTGIAILGFLLL
- a CDS encoding response regulator transcription factor; its protein translation is MSEMTLVIDDDPSFNAILIRTLERRGHPACGALDVGSARELARQTGAGQVVLDLNLNGSSGLALIPELLAINPDCRIVVLTGYASIATAVDAVKLGAVQYLAKPVEIEAILAAFEDSDGPDLDLPASDEPLSVDRLEWEHIQRVLNENDGNISATARALKMHRRTLQRKLSKRPVRT
- a CDS encoding ATP-binding protein translates to MPFISSTASGLDHLANLRRLVASRWAVLTIVTLLVLFVPGALDIPLPQSPLLGIIGVAALFNGLVQWRLRQASSATSHELLSQLLVDIASLGALVFFSGGATNPLVSLLLPPVAIAALTLPARSVFAVCSIAITAYSLLMVYYVPMPMPDANRATRLHLIGMWLTFAVSAAMIAVFAVRMTRLIRQRDAELAAAREQALRDERVMAMGTLAAGAAHELGTPLATMALLTGELANDPTLNAATRDDIALLRQQIGVCKEIITGLSRRAGAERLENTASQPADRWLDGVRQHWHAARPQSGSRLIIGSDGPAPLIVADPRLEQAVFNLLNNAANATATPLEIRLSWCSQNLCIEIRDHGPGFPPTVLEHGGHDSFPAHTGGSGVGLLLTSTAIEQLGGHLTLINPDDGGALARIELPQTSQ
- a CDS encoding c-type cytochrome, whose protein sequence is MLLRTFIPLALLAVLFASPVGAVDLDKGKEINGTCAACHGEFGQGGKKGEYPRIAGQRVKYLENQLNSFRARTRLNIPMFPYTQERELSDDDIKDVAAYLAGVELPTRMPNFVGNEDALTRLLMVDKVMIIPRAEGDIENGGKIYQKQCVACHAKTGKGRGMFPMLVGQYTSYLKRQVGLYLKGDRPHDEEGVVGVLNGLKPAEIQDILAYLTTLQEPQE